From the genome of candidate division KSB1 bacterium, one region includes:
- a CDS encoding flavin reductase family protein, with protein sequence MAQAGAKSAPPPAASEEHGKKSLGARTALAPLPVWVIGSYDSVGRPNMMTAAWVGICCSQPPSVMVALRKATYTFGNILKRQAFTVNIPSTDYAAETAYFGSVSGRDVDKLAVTGLTPVRSKLVDAPYLQEFPLVAECRLRQTYEVGLHTMFIGEIVDVKAAPAILDADGKVDVELLRPFVYGTGKGAFYTLGQNIGTTASLRGKFTR encoded by the coding sequence CTGGCGCAGGCCGGAGCTAAGAGCGCCCCCCCGCCTGCTGCCAGCGAGGAGCACGGGAAAAAGTCCCTTGGCGCGCGCACCGCATTAGCCCCTCTCCCCGTCTGGGTCATCGGTTCCTACGATAGCGTGGGCAGACCGAACATGATGACCGCCGCCTGGGTAGGAATCTGCTGCTCGCAGCCGCCGTCGGTCATGGTGGCCCTGCGCAAAGCCACCTACACCTTCGGTAACATTCTCAAGCGCCAGGCGTTTACCGTGAACATTCCGAGCACAGACTATGCCGCTGAGACCGCCTACTTTGGCAGCGTCTCCGGCAGGGATGTGGACAAGCTCGCGGTGACGGGCCTCACCCCGGTACGCAGCAAACTGGTGGACGCGCCCTACCTCCAAGAGTTTCCCCTGGTGGCGGAGTGCCGCCTGCGGCAGACCTACGAAGTCGGCCTGCACACGATGTTCATCGGCGAGATTGTCGACGTCAAGGCTGCCCCGGCTATCCTTGACGCCGACGGAAAAGTGGACGTGGAGCTCCTGCGGCCTTTCGTCTATGGCACTGGCAAAGGTGCCTTTTACACGCTGGGCCAAAACATCGGAACGACGGCTTCCCTTCGCGGCAAGTTCACCCGGTGA